One genomic region from Solwaraspora sp. WMMD792 encodes:
- a CDS encoding TrkA family potassium uptake protein, translated as MADRTGTKSTRTAVIIGLGRFGGQIADSMLRMGFDVLGVDSSPAVVQQWADRLTYVVQADSTDTEALRQLGLRDFQRVVVGIGSDVEASVLTVLSLAEIGVTEVWAKAVSGKHGKILRSVGARHVIYPEAAMGDRVAHLITSKMLDFIEFDDGFSIAETRLPSGTAGRRLGETDLRSRYGVTVIGVKMPGERFTYADRETELREGALLIVSGTTEQVQRFAAAT; from the coding sequence TTGGCTGACCGTACCGGCACCAAATCCACCCGGACCGCTGTCATCATCGGGCTCGGCCGGTTCGGCGGCCAGATCGCCGATTCCATGCTGCGGATGGGCTTCGACGTGCTCGGCGTCGACTCCAGCCCGGCGGTGGTCCAGCAGTGGGCGGACCGCCTGACGTACGTGGTGCAGGCCGACTCGACCGACACCGAGGCGCTGCGTCAGCTGGGTCTGCGGGACTTCCAGCGGGTGGTGGTCGGCATCGGCTCGGATGTCGAGGCCAGCGTGTTGACCGTGCTCAGCCTCGCCGAGATCGGCGTCACCGAGGTGTGGGCCAAGGCGGTCTCCGGCAAGCACGGCAAGATCCTGCGTTCCGTCGGCGCCCGGCACGTCATCTACCCGGAGGCCGCGATGGGCGACCGGGTGGCACACCTGATCACCAGCAAGATGCTCGACTTCATCGAGTTCGACGACGGCTTCTCGATCGCCGAGACCCGGCTGCCGAGCGGTACGGCGGGCCGGCGGCTCGGCGAGACCGACCTGCGGTCGCGGTACGGGGTGACGGTGATCGGGGTGAAGATGCCGGGGGAGCGGTTCACCTACGCCGACCGGGAGACCGAACTGCGCGAAGGTGCTCTGCTGATCGTCTCCGGCACCACCGAACAGGTGCAGCGGTTCGCCGCCGCCACCTGA
- a CDS encoding serine/threonine-protein kinase, whose protein sequence is MGGVANDCGQLLGDRYRLIERLGTGGTSVVWRGYDEILDRQVAIKVLAPQYAPDQVFHHRIRVEAQAAARLCHPHITNVYDYGEAVRDEATLPYVVMELVDGESLATRLRREHILSWRDAVVACAEVASALAAAHATGVVHRDVTPANVMLTSTGAKVVDFGISALAGESDVGPDGNLLGTPAYLAPERLNGGQVSPATDVYAVGLLLYRSLTGRLPWQAASVTQMLRAHLHTVPDPMPPVAGLPAEVVDLTLRCLAKCPADRPTSEEVAKTLAAAVGVAAGLSPSMVAPLPNRPGSATDSDTDGATDDGPPPVGVDVTCGLEVTGLDLPVATGTGRRRRLRTSWVQRRAEAVVIGVGLMMLSALVWAGAGATPATDRFREAVAAPPNFGLAAQSSAPCRVEYTVRGDSGREFVAAATVTNTGSAELTDWSLRFAFPGTQRLTAVRGGQWEQQGGDVRLRPAADATTLAPGATAQLQLAGDYDGVNTLPLEFHLDELICDVSVAAVAGQAAGATTELLETATGQPATDPSPARSATDGR, encoded by the coding sequence ATGGGTGGGGTGGCGAACGACTGCGGGCAACTGCTTGGTGACCGGTACCGGCTGATCGAACGGCTCGGCACCGGCGGGACGTCGGTGGTCTGGCGCGGCTACGACGAAATCCTCGACCGGCAGGTCGCGATCAAGGTCCTCGCCCCGCAGTACGCCCCGGACCAGGTGTTCCACCACCGGATCCGGGTGGAGGCGCAGGCCGCCGCCCGACTGTGCCACCCGCACATCACCAACGTCTACGACTACGGCGAAGCCGTCCGGGACGAAGCCACCCTGCCGTACGTGGTGATGGAACTGGTCGACGGTGAGTCGCTGGCCACCCGGCTGCGCCGGGAACACATCCTGTCCTGGCGGGACGCGGTGGTGGCCTGCGCGGAGGTCGCCTCGGCGCTGGCCGCCGCGCACGCCACCGGCGTCGTCCACCGCGACGTCACCCCGGCCAACGTCATGCTGACCAGCACCGGAGCAAAGGTCGTCGACTTCGGCATCTCCGCGTTGGCCGGCGAGAGTGACGTCGGCCCGGACGGCAACCTGCTCGGCACCCCGGCGTACCTGGCGCCGGAGCGCCTCAACGGCGGCCAGGTCTCCCCGGCCACCGACGTGTACGCCGTCGGCCTGCTGCTCTACCGCTCACTCACCGGCCGGCTGCCCTGGCAGGCCGCGAGCGTCACCCAGATGCTGCGGGCACACCTGCACACCGTGCCCGACCCGATGCCGCCGGTCGCCGGACTGCCGGCCGAGGTGGTCGACCTCACCCTGCGGTGCCTGGCCAAATGCCCGGCGGACCGGCCGACCAGCGAGGAGGTGGCGAAGACGTTGGCGGCAGCCGTCGGGGTCGCCGCCGGGCTGTCGCCGTCGATGGTGGCACCGCTGCCGAACCGGCCGGGCTCCGCCACCGACTCCGACACCGACGGCGCCACCGACGACGGCCCGCCACCCGTCGGCGTCGACGTCACCTGCGGGCTGGAGGTCACCGGGCTGGACCTGCCGGTCGCGACCGGCACGGGCCGGCGGCGCCGGCTGCGGACCTCGTGGGTGCAGCGCCGGGCGGAAGCCGTGGTGATCGGGGTCGGCCTGATGATGCTCAGCGCCCTGGTCTGGGCCGGAGCCGGTGCCACGCCCGCCACCGACCGGTTCCGTGAGGCGGTGGCCGCGCCGCCGAACTTCGGGCTCGCCGCCCAGTCCTCGGCGCCCTGCCGGGTCGAATACACGGTGCGCGGCGACTCCGGGCGGGAGTTCGTCGCGGCGGCCACCGTCACCAACACCGGGTCCGCCGAGCTGACCGACTGGTCGTTGCGCTTCGCCTTCCCCGGCACCCAGCGGCTCACCGCGGTGCGGGGCGGACAGTGGGAACAGCAGGGCGGCGACGTACGGCTGCGGCCCGCGGCCGACGCCACCACCCTGGCCCCGGGGGCGACCGCACAGCTCCAGCTGGCCGGTGACTACGACGGGGTCAACACCCTGCCGCTGGAGTTCCACCTCGACGAGCTGATCTGCGACGTGTCCGTCGCGGCGGTCGCCGGACAGGCGGCGGGCGCGACGACCGAGCTGCTGGAAACGGCGACCGGTCAGCCCGCCACCGACCCGTCCCCGGCCCGGTCGGCCACCGATGGGCGGTAG
- a CDS encoding potassium transporter TrkG: MRRPLRNPARIVPIAFLGAIAVGTVLMMVPASRQGPDSAPLVTALFTATSAVCVTGLAVTDTPAYWTPLGLVLITVLTQLGGFGIMSLATLLGLLVSRRLGLRSRLTAQAETNSLALSDIRRVLLRIAATMLGAETTITLVLAARLWLHYDYPLPRALWYGLFHAVQAFNNGGFALYSDGLVQFVGDWWICLPLIVGVVVGGLGFPALFELARERSRPQRWSVHTRLTVWGTLALIGTGFVSMLTFEWANPRTLGPLDLPEKLLAALFQDVMTRSGGFNTVDPGEFNPETTAVSIGMMFIGGGSASTAGGIKVTTFFLLAFVIWSELRGEHDVVIGRRRIAAASQRQALTVALIGVALVGAGTLALISLTDDIGGEQALYEVTSAFGTTGLSTGITGDLPDPAQVLLVVLMFVGRIGSVTLGSAIALNTRRRRFHYPEERPIVG; this comes from the coding sequence ATGCGCCGGCCGCTGCGAAACCCCGCCCGGATCGTGCCGATCGCGTTCCTCGGGGCGATCGCCGTGGGCACCGTACTGATGATGGTGCCGGCCAGCCGCCAGGGACCCGACTCGGCACCCCTCGTCACGGCCCTGTTCACCGCCACCTCGGCGGTCTGCGTGACCGGGCTGGCCGTCACCGACACCCCGGCCTACTGGACGCCGCTCGGCCTGGTGCTGATCACCGTGCTCACCCAGCTCGGCGGCTTCGGGATCATGTCGCTGGCCACCCTGCTCGGCCTGCTGGTGTCGCGCCGGCTGGGGCTGCGCAGCCGGCTCACCGCGCAGGCCGAGACCAACAGCCTCGCGCTGTCCGACATCCGGCGGGTGCTGCTGCGGATCGCGGCGACGATGCTCGGCGCCGAAACGACGATCACCCTCGTCCTGGCCGCCCGGCTGTGGCTGCACTACGACTACCCGCTGCCCCGGGCCCTGTGGTACGGGCTGTTCCACGCCGTCCAGGCGTTCAACAACGGCGGCTTCGCCCTCTACTCCGACGGGCTGGTCCAGTTCGTCGGTGACTGGTGGATCTGCCTGCCGCTGATCGTCGGCGTGGTGGTCGGCGGGCTCGGCTTCCCGGCCCTGTTCGAGCTGGCCCGCGAGCGCAGCCGGCCGCAGCGCTGGTCGGTGCACACCCGGCTGACCGTCTGGGGCACGTTGGCGCTGATCGGCACCGGCTTCGTCAGCATGCTCACCTTCGAGTGGGCCAACCCGCGTACCCTGGGCCCGCTCGACCTGCCCGAGAAGCTGCTGGCCGCGCTGTTCCAGGACGTGATGACCCGGTCCGGCGGGTTCAACACGGTCGACCCGGGAGAGTTCAACCCGGAGACGACGGCGGTCTCCATCGGGATGATGTTCATCGGCGGTGGCAGCGCCAGCACCGCCGGCGGCATCAAGGTGACCACCTTCTTCCTGCTCGCCTTCGTCATCTGGTCGGAGCTGCGCGGCGAGCACGACGTGGTGATCGGCCGACGCCGGATCGCGGCGGCCAGCCAGCGTCAGGCGCTGACCGTCGCGCTGATCGGCGTGGCGTTGGTCGGGGCCGGCACCCTGGCGCTGATCAGCCTGACCGACGACATCGGCGGCGAACAGGCGCTGTACGAGGTGACCTCGGCGTTCGGCACGACCGGGCTGTCCACCGGGATCACCGGCGACCTGCCCGACCCCGCTCAGGTGCTGCTCGTCGTGCTGATGTTCGTCGGCCGGATCGGCAGCGTCACGTTGGGCTCGGCGATCGCGTTGAACACCCGGCGGCGACGGTTCCACTACCCGGAGGAGCGACCCATCGTTGGCTGA